aagcgagcgagcgagaggccGAGGTCATTCAGAGCTCCTCGGTAGtctctcttcctcgtccGTGTGTAGTCACCTTTCATCGCGGCGGTTGAGGCATATTGCTTCGAGACTGCATCCCCGTTGTCGGCCCAGAGAGTGTTGAACCATGCAGTCTCCTGGTCGAGCTGGGCGCTCATATCAATCCCGTCTTCTCTCAATTGAAGGTCAAGCATGTGCTTTGCAAACGAACTCTGGCACACGTTGGTACGATCCAGACAGTCCATGCAGTTGGTCCGGAGGATGCCATTCTGCTTCTGAGATACGGCGCCGTCTTGCTTGGTGGTGCTACCAAAGTCCTCCAGCCTGCCCCGAAGCTTGAGTAACAGGTGGTTGACGTTCTCAAACTTCATCCCACGACATGCTTGATGAAAGTCAAACCATTCAAAGGGTATCGCCAAGCCGCCCAATGCTTCATTGTTGAGACGTTCAATGTTCGTTTGGTATTGAGTCCCAATCGGCTCTTCAATTCCGTGTTTCTCGACAAGATTGACTACTTGGAGTGCTCCATACGTACGCATCAGCTTTTCGAAATGGCGCTTGCATGCTTTGTAATTCGTTTCTGTTGAGTGCTGCAACACCGGAACTGGCTTCAGCGAATATGCAGACTGAGTAAAGAAGAGCGGTATGCTTCCCCTAATCTGCAGGAACGAATGTATGGGGGTGGTGTCGTCCCAGGTCGGTGACGACAGGATCTGTTCGGTTTCAACCATGTTTGCCGTGTTACCAGCCTCGTCTACACCGCGACGAAGATACCgaagcccagctcgccggGTCGATCGCCGAGAAATGAGCGTTATGAGGCACTTCCTTTCCGAAGGCCTCAGATCCAACGAGTCTCGAGTCTTGCCGGACGGTGGGGAGCTCGGCAAGGAGCCAGAGGCTGAAAGACTGCTCATCTCAAGCGAGTCTGCGGTCGGGTCATCGTGCTGCGGGGGTTGACTGTCCACCACAAACGTGCGTTGCCCGATGAAGCCTTGCATGAGCGGCAGAGCCAACGCGTCCTGGCCCGTCTCTATGAAAGGTTGCATAATATGTCGGTTCCAGAAAAAGGTGCTGTCGACCTGCGAGTAGAGCGGCGCGTCCGTCCTTGGAACAAACGAGTCTTGCGCAAGGCTGCGTGTGAGATCAACGTCGTAGGAGAAGTAGAAACTTCGTGAAGAGCCGAAGAGAACTTTGACGGTCTGCAGAAGCTTTGGGAGCAGTGCTGAGACGGGTACCGGCTCGGCCATGCCGTCTTTGACAGGGCCCTTGGCAACGGAAGATGCTGCCGAGTCGGTGGTACCGGGCGTATCAACGTCAGGTGAAGAGACGCTCATTCCCATGTTGCGCCTCTGGTCCATAGTCCACCCACTACGACTGAACCAGCTTTGCGCGAACCTCCCATAGCTCCCTCTCCGGCGCATGACGTCTTCTGCCACACTGCTCCGCTTGGACTGCGACTGGGGTCGTGGCtctttgtcggcggcggcagcagcatcgtcaatGTCGTCGGAGGTGCCACTAGGAAtctcgacatcctcgtcgctgctctcctcgccatcgcccgaTGTCTGTGCGGACCGGCCGCGTAGTTGACTTGCTGTCCGTTTGATGGACTCCTCGGCGTCTGTCCGGGTGTGGCAGGGCGTGACAGCCACGTCTGTCACGACGTAGACTGGAAACCCAAAGATCTGCGCCACCTGTTGTCGTCGAGTAATAGTGACCAGATAGCTGAGCTTAGACACCGTGATCAAGCCTGCGGCGTGGTATCGTCAGCATTGCCGAGCTATACTCGGAGACGGACGGGAAATATGACCTATTACACCAAAGGCCTCGAAGGACGACTCAGGCTTCGAAACGTCGGGCAACTGGTCCCAAGGCACGGCGGAGACGATCGAGTCGCCAAAGTGTACCCGGACGGGCAAAGATGGCCTCTGCCCTTTGGATGAGAGGGGCTGGATGATGAGACCGTCAATGGCAGCACATATGATGACTttgcgggcgacgccgggcaTTGCGACAGACGCacagcgtcgagggcgggTGGCAGTGCTGGCTTTTACAAGACGAGTACGGATGCTGGGACGGAACGCAGTAAGCAGAGCCACCAGGAAGGATTTTGAAGCAATAGAGGCACAGACTTGGTGGCTTGAGGGGTGACGGGAACAAGAAGTATGAGGAGCGGATCGGAgacgcgacgagctgcccgtgCAAATCCGAGGCTCATGGAGCCCGCTGGTAAGGCCTAGCCAGGCGAGGGTCAGGCGCTGCATCCatagtactaggtagtgGACCTGTGCTTAATTATTAAGTgaggcaggtaggcaggcagacaggcaatTGTAGCAGCACCCTGGGGCCGCTAATAATAGGCCCCGGCCATGTGCTGCCCCGATCGCAGCGTTGGACGCGCTTGGGCGTCATTAGCAATGGAGGGAGGATCGTGCCTACGCTTCTTCTAGCGCTTCCAGTAGCACAACGTCATCGCATGTAATTGCGCACCAAACTGCCAAGTTTGTGTCTGTCGACGACTGTCCCAAACCCCCAAGGTTTCGAACCACTGTTGGCTCGATCTCGATAGGTAAGATGCTTGGGTCACTTGATCGCTTGCCCGCCCCTCGCAGCGGACCTTGTGCGTCAGAACTGACTGGCACTGACCGCTGCGGCGCTCCTTGGGCTTGACGCGCATCAACAGCATTGGTGTCTGATGTCATCTCTGCGACCTCGATGGATGCCGCTGATGGCTGGGCAACCGTGCAACACGCTACCAGGAATTGCGCTCCGTGTTCTCACTGTTCTCATGTTCTGTAGGATGACAAGAGCAATGTCATGCGATCTGGTGCTTGCACCAAATGTGGGTTTTCCGGGGAACCGTGGCACCACGAGACAGCGATGCAGGCAACGGCATGCTGCTTCGTCGTGCAGGTTGCAGCATATCTATTGGCCTATGTCTTGCAGGATTGCTCCGGATGCTTCGTGCAACCTCGAAAGCGGAAGTATCGTTTGTCAATGTCATCAAAGAAAGTAACAAATGCCGGAACAGTCTTGCATCCTGCACGGTTAGTCTGAATGCAGAGCATCCGACTGCAACGCGGGGTACTCGATGTTCCGCAGACGCTTTTAAAGCTACGATATCGTTCGTCCACAGTCGACCCTCCTGCAGGCGATGCTCGCATCTCTTATCTGGGCTTGGGCGGGCGTGTTCGGCTGACTGTGGCGCCAAGGATTTGCAGCTGGAACGCTTTTATTAGTATGACGAGTTGGTGCTTGGTCGAAGCTGGGACGATCCGCAGTCGATGTCGGGATCccttttggggggggggggggagaggatAGTCAAGAGCTCCTCGGATTGGTGCCGACTGGGTGAGAAGGCGCTTCTCAATATTATTCAATACTACCACCAACTGCTGTGGCCGAAGATGGTAACAACAAGCAACCTCAGCTGGCGGAGCTCCAGTTTGTCAAGCTACGCTACGTACTGAGCTTGCTCGCCCCTGGCGGAGCGGGGGCGCTAATTTTCCGATCCCGCACGTGCCTTACGTAAACAGTCATCCGGACACTGTGCGGCAAAACCTGGTGGTCTGCGACTCGCGGGCTCGAGCACCCGGCGTCCCGTCACctccaaccaccaccacgaccgcaTCTCGCCATCGCACCCGACGCCCACGGTTCATCGCCATCTACAGCTCCTCGAGCCATATCGCGTCGAGCACCGCTTTTGTAGCACCCTTCAGTCCTTCGCGCAGCAATCCGCACCTCGCGTCACCCGCCTACAGCCGATACAATGGCCACTGAACTCTGGTACGTCAGCGCACCTCCCTGGCCAGCGTCGTGAGCTTCGGTCGCATTCAACCGAGCTCCTGGCATCTCCACAGGCTCGCATcccgcgccgctgcgctgTGATCAATCACTTGAAGCTAACCTGAGGATGCGCAGCCCCGTCTACGCGGTTAGTACTCCTCTATCCCCAGACAAGCACGACGTCACCGAAAACGCTGCACGGGCCCATTCATCGGCGAACCCCATCGACTCGCGAATCCCTAGATGCTGACTATCACATAGCCCTTCTTTGGTGCAATGGGCTGCACCAGCGCTATTGTCTTCACTTGCTTGGGTGCCTCCTACGGTACCGCCAAGTCTGGTGTCGGCATTGCCGCCATGGGTGTTCTCCGCCCCGACCTTATCGTCAAGAGTGGGTTTCTCCCATCACCTAGAGCTCGTACGGGTTTCCGATCCTAACAAAGCGCTGCAGACATTGTTCCCGTCATTATGGCTGGTATCATTGGTATCTATGGCCTGGTCGTGTCAGTCCTGATCTCCGACGGTCTCAAGCAGCCGTTGGCGCTCTACACTGGCTTTATTCAGTTTGGTGCTGGCCTCTccgtcggcctggccggTCTGGCGGCAGGCTTTGCCATCGGCATTGTGGGTGATGCTGGTGTCCGAGGAacggcccagcagccgcgcctcttCGTCGGCATGATTCTGATTCTCATTTTCGCCGAAGTCCTTGGTAAGAAGATACAGCGCTAAAGCTGGGCTCATTGCAGCACACTGACGACTCTGAATAGGTCTGTACGGTCTCATTGTCGCCCTTCTCATGAACTCTAAGGCGACGCAAAACGTTACCTGCAACTAAGGGGCGGCGCGAGTCTCAACGAGACTTGAGGAACTGGCCAGACAATCAACCCTATCCACACGGCTTTTTGGTTCCGAGCATGCCAGCAAATTAATCACAAGCAATCGAACAAcagcttttttttttgagcTTGATTTACTACAACGCAAACAGAAGCTTGAACGGTGGTCGAGAAAGGGCGATGGCAATGAGTGGTGGGCGATGGATCCAGCAGTCACTGGCGGAGGCCGTGTATGTACAATACGGAGAAGCTGAGTGTTGGGCCTCGGAGCGGTTTCATTATAGACAGTCGTGGGGATGGGGGGATCTAGTGTAGCCGAATGTGCATATTATCCTCCATCCCCAGGACTGCAACGCAATGCCGTTGCCTAAGATTAGGTAGCGCGACGGGCTCTCCTGTCAAGACTCAACGTCAAGTCAACGAGTTTATCAAGGGTCCTCAGAAGAAACATCCGAAATAATTATATTCCCATTACACGTAGCGAGGAGCATTAGAGCATCTCCTCTCATCCAAGAGACATTAAGAATGGCTGGCCCCCTGCAGTCCGGGGCGTATTTTCGTTTCGTGACACCCCCCCCACCGTCTTTATACCACCACCTCTTCGAAGCATTGAAATGTGTGACAGTCTTTCTCCACTGCCCGCAAGGCAGTATAAATATGTACCTAAGAAGACGAGATTCCTTCCTGCGGATACGAACAGGATGGATATGTGGGCTTACCCGTGCATCCTTTAGATGACGTACTAGAGCACAAGTCAGAAAGGAGCTGAAGCCGATGGGCCGTTGATTGGATACTTACGGGGATGAACAGGTAGGGGACGCGCCGCTCGTATTCGCGCCAGGCTTCGCCGTACTTGGTACGGCAGCGGGTGATGTCGCGGCTCGCTCGGTGAGCAATCATGCAAACGAAAAAGAGCGGGTAGAACCATGGGAAAGGGCTCCTGAGAATCAACATTAGCGATCCGTAGATGCCTGGGGAGGTAACATGCGGCCGACTTACTTAAAACCGGTAATCAGGCCCCACGAGATGGCGAACCACGTGTCAGCCGTGTAGTGGATCTTGCGGGCCAGACCGTAccagccgtcgacgagaaTGGTGCCCTGTGGCGTCTCGATCGTCTTGGGGTTGTGCAGAGTCTGCCAGGGGACCTGAGGGAAGCTCTTGCGGAAGACGAGCTTGCCCTTCTCCATGGCGCGGAAGCGGTTCTTCTGGCTGTTGCAGCTGTCCCAGACCCAGTACCAGAAGAGGTAGGCAGCAAAAATGAGAGCCAACGCGAATCGGTTCCAGTGGTACTCggatgggtggtggttggcAAGGTAGATGGTGCAGTGGCAGTACGACAGGGGAACGCCAGCCAGATTCCAGAAGATGAGCATGAAACCCCACTTCTCGTAGTACATGTCCCTAATCAAAGTCAGCCATGCCCGCAGTCCTGAGACAGTGGAAAAGCAACCTACCAGGTGGTGATTATGAGCTCCTCACCCTTGGCGCAGGCATTGGCATACAGGTAGTGGGCCATGACGAGGAACCAGACCTCGCCAGAAACGTAGCCGTAGCGCTCATACTgtcgagcggcggcacccaAACTCAGTATGAGCAAGAAGTACCAGGGCATGCGAACCTCGAAGAACATCTTGAAGTCGAGGATGCCAAACATGCGAGGGTTAAGCTCGGCGCCCATGAAGAAGTCATAGATGACGTGGCCGGTCATGCGGTGCTGCTTGCCCCTGTAGATGGCGGAGACAtaggcgacgatgctgacgaGGAAGCCGCTCAGGATGGCAACGGACAAAAGAGGGCCGAACTCGTCAAGGGCACTGTACAGCTTCCAGATGCCGGTGAAGTGCAGGACGGCAAGGATGGCGAGAGTGAAGTAGAGACTGACGTAGGCATTGCAGTAGTATTTGAGCTGCTTGCCGTTCGCATGCGGCAGAGGCTTGCCCCAGCCCCAGACGCCGGGCAGGAGGCAGTAGCAGGCACCCTGGAAGATGAGATAAGACCAGTACCAGGCCCAGGCCTTGACGTGGGGGAACGCGCCGGTGTAGACGAGGTGGACGAGATGGGCAGCGAACTGCGGCCAGGTCTGGCCAGGCGTTCGCGTGGGGAACTTGCCGTCGTAGTAGGTAGCGCCGATCCACATATACCACATGAGGACGGGGAAAAAGAACATGAGGAACGCGGTGCCCAGGGAGCCGCCGAACTCGAACTCGCCAGAGTAGTCCTTTTTGGGGTCCTGTcccggccgccagccgtcGACCACGTTGGGGTCGACGGATACGCCAGCCTTGACTTGTGACTTTTCCTTGGCTGAGCCATTCTCTCCCCGAGTCACCTCGATGTGGCCgttggtggcgggcggcggcttcacaggctcctgctgctcctcgtcctcctcgtcgaggtgctcggAAAACTTGGCCGTGGTGCGCCGACGGATCGATCGCGAGCGGATGGACGTctcggcggccgagctggagtCGTTGTCCTGGTCAGAGACGTCGGGCGGGAAGGAGGATTGGCGACGCGACGAGCGTCGCGACGTAGTCGGAGTCTCGATCATGCCGTCGAAGAGTTCCTTCTTACTAAGGCGGCGTTAGACAacgggaggagaggaagcAAGGTCAAGGCTGGGCTGCAATGCGCAAGAGGTGCAAAAGTCTGTGCCACGTACCGAGGCGTCTGTCGTAACGAATATCTCGAcatggcggctgcggcggcgcgttggccTTTTAATACGTTGGACGAGAAGGGGCGAACAAGAATAAGAATACGAAAAGGGTCGccagcagagcagagcaggaCCAAAAAAGCAAGTCCAAGCCACAGGTGACGAGTCGCGGGACCAAAGGAGGAAAGAGCGGCAGCAATTGGCGGTCCTGAGAGCCCCCAAGGTCCAGTGTGTGTCTCACGGTGAAAAACCGAGAGGAAAGTCCGTGGGAAGCGCGGCGATGGACGGAAGGTGAAGGTGGTGAGAGGTGGTGGATGAGGGTGGCCTCTTTTTTGGTGGagagcgcgggcgggcgggcgggcgggcgcgtgTTACGCCattggcgcgcgcgctgggaGTGGGCGTGGGAGTGGGATTTGTTGACGGGACGATTCGCCGGTGGCTCAGGGGCTTCAGGGGCGCTCGctcgttttttttttcccgcTCCCGCGCTGGTCGGGGCGCGCGGGGGAGATTTTgggtgggggggggaccAGAAGCAGCGCCGGGCTGAAGAGAAGGATTCATCAGtcttcaccaccacggcgggACGGACAGGCACTACGTAGCCAAGCACATGGACGCGCAAGCGAAATGACCTGATGCATAGGCGCGTGGGCGTGCGCAAAGACCGCACGCAatggcccgcgccggccatggcatggcccCAGATGCCGTACCGTACGTAGCCCTGGATTGAACTTGATCTTGCTGGCTCCAACGGCGCGGTGCAGActgcggacgggcgggcgggcctcAACCACGGACTGTCCCTACGGCTTGCTGCATCCACCTCGGCCTTTCGGGCGTTGCATTTTCCGTTACACTTTGTCGTTGAGCGCAACACCGAGCATGGCGCCGGACGTTTACTTCACGCCAGTATAAAGTACGTGTGGCATGCATGATGGACATCTCTCAGTAGCATACTCGCCCACCGGGTTGGACCTGGGTTCACGTTccgccccctcgccctcgcccggaTGACCACAGCTTTACAACGGGCCGGTGCCTACAGGAGAGATGCTTGGCAAGTGATGCCGCGATGCTTCGTCACCGCAGTGGCCGCAATGCCCGCCCCGCAACGCCCGTCCCAGGATCGGTTGACTGATCGACCAGCGTTGGTGCTGGCGGAGCGATGCACTTCcatgcagcggcagctggccTCGCAAGGTACTTGCAGGGCGTCTATGTATACTTGGTAACTACTGAGGTTAGGGATATGTGTGCATACGAAGCACACACATCGATCAGGCGCAAGTGTGATAGTACATGTCAAGCTACAAGttgtgtacgaagtaggaCTTGTTGCTAACCAGCCATCGCGCTGCAGCCCGAACCAACAGCCAATATTGTAGGTACATACGTCATCGAACATCTCGCGGTCACAGGGACCAGAATTGAAACAGCCCCGGGGGACCTTGTCGGCATTCTGCTTTGTGTCGCGTGTCAGGTTCCAGCCTCGTTGCTCTTGATTCCTCAACCTCGCAGCGTCTGCGACTCTGCCGTGtccccgtcatggccgccgcctgccaccTGCCCCCTCTGTAACACCCGGGGGCCCTCGAATTACACCACCCTCCGGTTAGGTGGCTCCAATTTTGAGTTTGACCAGGGCTAGCACCAACAATGGCatgcggctggctggccgaggcaGCCTGTTTGGCACTAGACATGCCTGGCAAATATGgtggtacgaagtagtttTACTTTAGTGGTTTAGCTGGCGGCTACCCGCTCAAACTCCAGTGGGCCCTGCCGCCAGCCAAATCAGGGTCACTGGACCAGGGCGTCACCTCCTGTGTCCAACTTTctgatggcgccgtcgagctcccATATGACACGACGTCCATTCCTCGACTCGCATCTCAAAGTCTTGTTCTCGCTCCAGTCCGGTCCGACGAAATTCATCCTCGGCTTCTGCTTGCGTGCCAATCTCGCCGAAGTGGTGCGCAAGACGCGACCcgggccg
Above is a genomic segment from Purpureocillium takamizusanense chromosome 2, complete sequence containing:
- a CDS encoding uncharacterized protein (EggNog:ENOG503NWHE~COG:I) — protein: MQRLTLAWLGLTSGLHEPRICTGSSSRLRSAPHTSCSRHPSSHQVCASIASKSFLVALLTAFRPSIRTRLVKASTATRPRRCASVAMPGVARKVIICAAIDGLIIQPLSSKGQRPSLPVRVHFGDSIVSAVPWDQLPDVSKPESSFEAFGVIGLITVSKLSYLVTITRRQQVAQIFGFPVYVVTDVAVTPCHTRTDAEESIKRTASQLRGRSAQTSGDGEESSDEDVEIPSGTSDDIDDAAAAADKEPRPQSQSKRSSVAEDVMRRRGSYGRFAQSWFSRSGWTMDQRRNMGMSVSSPDVDTPGTTDSAASSVAKGPVKDGMAEPVPVSALLPKLLQTVKVLFGSSRSFYFSYDVDLTRSLAQDSFVPRTDAPLYSQVDSTFFWNRHIMQPFIETGQDALALPLMQGFIGQRTFVVDSQPPQHDDPTADSLEMSSLSASGSLPSSPPSGKTRDSLDLRPSERKCLITLISRRSTRRAGLRYLRRGVDEAGNTANMVETEQILSSPTWDDTTPIHSFLQIRGSIPLFFTQSAYSLKPVPVLQHSTETNYKACKRHFEKLMRTYGALQVVNLVEKHGIEEPIGTQYQTNIERLNNEALGGLAIPFEWFDFHQACRGMKFENVNHLLLKLRGRLEDFGSTTKQDGAVSQKQNGILRTNCMDCLDRTNVCQSSFAKHMLDLQLREDGIDMSAQLDQETAWFNTLWADNGDAVSKQYASTAAMKGDYTRTRKRDYRGALNDLGLSLARFYNGMVNDYFSQAAIDFLLGNVTANVFDEFESDMMTKDPAVSISRMRQRAIDLCQKRVVADANEEVHGGWVLISPNGPDVVKSWPMEDVVLLLTDVALYLCRVDWDLEKVSSFERVHLGNVVHIKFGMYITSTVAPAHMDEMRNVGFVVEYQPGKSNITRTNTRTLSTRGEIGPKSSSQSSDGSSRQSGFANFFSGKSRTPAIRKLAFKAPYMASSVHESEGGPQQTELQQVVTICAEIERLALELHLRKEGEEPKSIIEKGDIISLEAAKKNTGLLEQLGHSIKKLVWA
- the ERG4 gene encoding Delta(24(24(1)))-sterol reductase (COG:I~COG:T~EggNog:ENOG503NUCD~TransMembrane:8 (i139-161o204-225i246-265o271-295i328-348o354-372i393-417o429-445i)), whose product is MSRYSLRQTPRKKELFDGMIETPTTSRRSSRRQSSFPPDVSDQDNDSSSAAETSIRSRSIRRRTTAKFSEHLDEEDEEQQEPVKPPPATNGHIEVTRGENGSAKEKSQVKAGVSVDPNVVDGWRPGQDPKKDYSGEFEFGGSLGTAFLMFFFPVLMWYMWIGATYYDGKFPTRTPGQTWPQFAAHLVHLVYTGAFPHVKAWAWYWSYLIFQGACYCLLPGVWGWGKPLPHANGKQLKYYCNAYVSLYFTLAILAVLHFTGIWKLYSALDEFGPLLSVAILSGFLVSIVAYVSAIYRGKQHRMTGHVIYDFFMGAELNPRMFGILDFKMFFEVRMPWYFLLILSLGAAARQYERYGYVSGEVWFLVMAHYLYANACAKGEELIITTWDMYYEKWGFMLIFWNLAGVPLSYCHCTIYLANHHPSEYHWNRFALALIFAAYLFWYWVWDSCNSQKNRFRAMEKGKLVFRKSFPQVPWQTLHNPKTIETPQGTILVDGWYGLARKIHYTADTWFAISWGLITGFKSPFPWFYPLFFVCMIAHRASRDITRCRTKYGEAWREYERRVPYLFIPYVI
- the CUP5 gene encoding vacuolar ATPase V0 domain subunit c (COG:P~TransMembrane:4 (o12-34i55-76o88-113i125-151o)~EggNog:ENOG503P1TH); translated protein: MATELCPVYAPFFGAMGCTSAIVFTCLGASYGTAKSGVGIAAMGVLRPDLIVKNIVPVIMAGIIGIYGLVVSVLISDGLKQPLALYTGFIQFGAGLSVGLAGLAAGFAIGIVGDAGVRGTAQQPRLFVGMILILIFAEVLGLYGLIVALLMNSKATQNVTCN
- the ERG4 gene encoding Delta(24(24(1)))-sterol reductase (EggNog:ENOG503NUCD~COG:I~COG:T~TransMembrane:8 (i121-143o186-207i228-247o253-277i310-330o336-354i375-399o411-427i)), whose protein sequence is MIETPTTSRRSSRRQSSFPPDVSDQDNDSSSAAETSIRSRSIRRRTTAKFSEHLDEEDEEQQEPVKPPPATNGHIEVTRGENGSAKEKSQVKAGVSVDPNVVDGWRPGQDPKKDYSGEFEFGGSLGTAFLMFFFPVLMWYMWIGATYYDGKFPTRTPGQTWPQFAAHLVHLVYTGAFPHVKAWAWYWSYLIFQGACYCLLPGVWGWGKPLPHANGKQLKYYCNAYVSLYFTLAILAVLHFTGIWKLYSALDEFGPLLSVAILSGFLVSIVAYVSAIYRGKQHRMTGHVIYDFFMGAELNPRMFGILDFKMFFEVRMPWYFLLILSLGAAARQYERYGYVSGEVWFLVMAHYLYANACAKGEELIITTWDMYYEKWGFMLIFWNLAGVPLSYCHCTIYLANHHPSEYHWNRFALALIFAAYLFWYWVWDSCNSQKNRFRAMEKGKLVFRKSFPQVPWQTLHNPKTIETPQGTILVDGWYGLARKIHYTADTWFAISWGLITGFKSPFPWFYPLFFVCMIAHRASRDITRCRTKYGEAWREYERRVPYLFIPYVI